A window of the Ipomoea triloba cultivar NCNSP0323 chromosome 14, ASM357664v1 genome harbors these coding sequences:
- the LOC116004386 gene encoding G-type lectin S-receptor-like serine/threonine-protein kinase RLK1: MVYTPFYFLLFVFHFPFHTFAQNNIAVGSTLTATDSTKPWLSPSGDFTFGFSQIEGKNQFLLCIWYANINERTIVWHANTTSPVPQGSTLRLDADFGLILRDPQGNRLWVTDGFVDKVAYGFLNDTGKFVLSRNDSEVLWDTFAHPTDTLLPTQEMEIGTMLISQRSEANFSLGRFYLRMPDNGNLVLSSKMVPTNSDYDADYYNSQTSDPSNSTNSGYKVIFSEKGSVSILKRNNATQELTPQSVSSVTENYLRLTLNFDGVLTLYRYPKGSAGNLSWIPLWSQPDNICTKITGDKGSGACGYNSVCSIDSNQRPSCNCPRGYSLFDPSDQYGNCKPNYVQTCEEPRKGSSEELFSLIEITDTDWPLSDFEQINPSNKDDCRTACLNDCLCAVAIFRSNSCWKKKFPLSNGRIDTSLDATAFLKVGKGDAPPLTPDPWREFPERKKDQGNLIIAGSTLLGSSVFVNVLLLTALLYGFFFIYKKKIKAFSPNNLSNLQYFSYQCLAEATNQFEQEIGRGAFGIVYKGEMPVGWGNIVAVKKLLDRVAHDTDKEFKTEVNVIGQTHHKNLVRLLGYCDEGQHRLLVYEYMKNGTLATFLFNDLKPCWRQRTKIALGIAHGLTYLHEECSTQIIHCDIKPQNILLDDYYTARISDFGLAKLLMMNQSRTNTYIRGTIGYFAPEWFRNNQVTVKVDVYSFGKLLMEIIACRRSLQGEEICAANIVALADWFIHCFQEKRMVLLVEDDAEALNDMEKLERFVMTAIWCIQEEPSSRPTMRKVSRMLEGTVEVHVPPVPYPLTSITSHASLE; this comes from the coding sequence ATGGTGTACACTCCTTTTTACTTTCttctctttgtgtttcattttccatttcACACTTTTGCTCAAAACAATATAGCTGTTGGCAGCACTCTTACTGCTACAGATAGCACTAAACCATGGCTCTCACCTTCTGGTGATTTCACATTTGGATTCTCGCAAATTGAAGGCAAAAATCAGTTCTTGCTTTGCATATGGTACGCCAACATAAATGAGCGTACCATAGTTTGGCATGCAAATACTACTTCTCCAGTGCCACAAGGGTCAACACTGCGGCTGGATGCTGATTTTGGGCTGATTCTTCGTGATCCTCAGGGCAATAGATTATGGGTAACTGATGGCTTTGTTGATAAAGTTGCTTATGGTTTCTTGAATGATACAGGAAAATTTGTCCTCTCCAGAAATGATTCTGAAGTGCTGTGGGATACCTTTGCACACCCAACCGACACTTTATTGCCAACTCAAGAGATGGAGATTGGCACCATGCTCATCTCTCAACGCTCTGAAGCCAATTTTTCACTTGGTAGGTTCTATCTTCGGATGCCTGATAATGGGAATTTGGTGCTTTCATCAAAAATGGTTCCAACCAATTCAGACTATGATGCTGATTACTACAATAGTCAGACTTCTGATCCTTCAAATTCGACAAATTCTGGCTATAAAGTGATATTTAGTGAGAAGGGCTCAGTTTCTATACTAAAAAGAAACAACGCAACACAAGAGCTTACTCCACAGTCTGTATCATCAGTTACAGAAAATTATCTGAGACTGACTCTAAACTTTGATGGAGTGCTCACTCTGTATCGTTATCCCAAGGGTTCTGCTGGTAACCTATCTTGGATTCCTCTTTGGTCTCAGCCGGATAATATTTGTACCAAAATTACTGGCGATAAAGGCAGTGGGGCTTGTGGGTACAACAGTGTGTGCTCAATTGATTCCAACCAGAGACCATCCTGTAATTGCCCTCGGGGTTATTCACTGTTTGATCCAAGTGACCAGTACGGCAACTGCAAACCAAATTATGTTCAGACTTGTGAGGAACCTAGGAAGGGCTCATCTGAAGAGCTGTTTAGTTTAATTGAGATAACAGACACAGATTGGCCGCTGTCGGACTTTGAGCAGATTAATCCTTCCAACAAAGATGACTGCAGAACAGCTTGTTTGAATGATTGTTTGTGTGCTGTCGCAATTTTCAGAAGCAATAGCTGTTGGAAGAAGAAGTTTCCACTGTCGAATGGGCGCATAGACACGAGTCTAGACGCAACGGCTTTCCTAAAAGTTGGGAAAGGGGATGCTCCTCCTTTGACTCCTGATCCGTGGAGAGAATTTCCAGAGAGGAAGAAGGATCAAGGAAATTTGATCATTGCGGGTTCAACGCTCTTGGGAAGCTCTGTATTTGTAAATGTTCTACTCCTTACTGCACTTCTTTATGGATTCTTCTTCATTTacaagaagaaaatcaaggCATTTTCCCCTAATAACCTTTCAAATCTGCAATACTTTTCATATCAATGTCTTGCAGAAGCTACTAATCAGTTTGAGCAAGAAATAGGCAGAGGTGCTTTTGGAATTGTGTATAAAGGGGAAATGCCAGTGGGCTGGGGAAACATTGTTGCTGTGAAGAAGTTATTAGATCGAGTAGCTCATGATACAGACAAGGAGTTCAAGACGGAAGTAAATGTGATCGGCCAAACACATCACAAAAATTTGGTCCGGCTGCTTGGGTACTGTGATGAGGGGCAACATCGGTTGCTGGTTTATGAGTACATGAAAAATGGCACTCTAGCGACCTTCCTTTTTAATGACCTCAAGCCCTGTTGGAGGCAGAGGACCAAAATTGCCTTGGGGATCGCTCATGGCCTCACCTACTTACATGAAGAATGCAGCACTCAGATCATTCACTGCGATATAAAGCCTCAGAATATACTTCTTGATGATTACTACACTGCCCGGATTTCAGATTTCGGATTGGCAAAACTTTTGATGATGAACCAGAGCCGGACAAACACTTATATTAGGGGAACAATAGGCTATTTCGCTCCCGAGTGGTTCAGAAACAACCAAGTCACGGTGAAGGTCGATGTTTATAGCTTCGGAAAGCTGCTGATGGAAATCATAGCATGCCGGAGAAGCTTGCAGGGCGAAGAAATATGTGCAGCAAATATAGTCGCTCTCGCTGATTGGTTCATACATTGCTTTCAAGAGAAGAGAATGGTGTTATTAGTTGAGGATGATGCAGAGGCCTTGAATGATATGGAGAAGCTGGAACGATTTGTAATGACTGCAATCTGGTGCATTCAAGAAGAGCCTTCTTCAAGACCGACAATGAGGAAGGTCAGCCGAATGCTTGAAGGTACAGTTGAAGTTCATGTTCCTCCAGTTCCGTATCCTTTAACCAGTATCACTAGTCATGCTTCACTTGAATGA